A section of the Microbacterium forte genome encodes:
- a CDS encoding DUF6153 family protein, with protein sequence MLTTIARRVHDQRTLTRTLLTVVAVAFSVIFGLLAMHSMNTHTMPSGHSETIAVAPAHADAHPAHASGEAAAMDETGCATCSDDHGMSWMACVLALLIAVVLVTRPPAWWRSLTETPGPLLSRFALRGALYPLRPPSLTVLCISRT encoded by the coding sequence GTGTTGACGACGATCGCACGGCGCGTGCATGACCAGCGCACCCTCACCCGCACCCTCCTGACCGTCGTCGCCGTCGCCTTTTCCGTGATCTTCGGGCTTCTGGCGATGCACTCGATGAACACGCACACCATGCCCTCCGGGCACAGCGAAACCATCGCGGTCGCACCCGCGCATGCCGACGCTCACCCCGCACACGCCTCAGGCGAAGCTGCAGCGATGGATGAGACGGGCTGTGCGACGTGCTCTGACGATCACGGCATGTCGTGGATGGCCTGCGTTCTCGCGCTCCTCATCGCCGTAGTGCTGGTCACCCGGCCGCCCGCCTGGTGGCGCTCACTCACCGAAACCCCTGGTCCGCTCCTTTCACGTTTTGCGCTTCGCGGCGCGCTGTACCCGCTGCGGCCGCCGTCTCTCACCGTTCTCTGCATCAGTCGCACCTGA
- a CDS encoding TnsA-like heteromeric transposase endonuclease subunit encodes MMKPAEIARMIARRRFSKESELHWVPRDHRSETGYANNTSFAPVDRSLGRLDWSVIDPMKVRVSKGASHFFTGSEYFWSRTRSHVWCESQFERDELMWLDFAGQVERVWSQPFGVVFGVRSPMAGHWHVPDFLLQMSDGSYAVRDVKPKERIDESVQLQFDETARLSATLGWHYEVLSGHSVHATRVVEWLSASRHDRCRPSADIEDKILDAATQGKTRRELCELASPDCPLLACAWVDNLAWRRLLALDLSSVFNSNTLLTTAHRERTDAISVR; translated from the coding sequence ATGATGAAGCCAGCTGAGATCGCACGGATGATCGCTCGTCGACGGTTCTCGAAAGAGTCGGAGCTGCACTGGGTGCCGCGTGATCATCGTTCGGAGACTGGCTATGCGAACAACACCTCGTTCGCACCGGTCGACCGAAGTCTCGGCCGTTTGGATTGGTCTGTCATCGACCCCATGAAGGTTCGAGTATCGAAGGGCGCCAGCCACTTCTTCACAGGATCTGAGTACTTCTGGAGTCGCACCCGCAGCCACGTGTGGTGTGAGTCTCAGTTCGAGCGCGACGAGTTGATGTGGCTCGATTTTGCCGGACAGGTCGAAAGGGTGTGGTCGCAGCCGTTTGGCGTGGTGTTCGGCGTCCGCTCACCGATGGCCGGTCATTGGCACGTGCCGGATTTCTTGTTGCAGATGTCGGACGGCTCCTACGCCGTCCGAGATGTGAAGCCGAAGGAACGCATCGACGAGTCCGTGCAACTGCAGTTCGATGAAACCGCACGGCTGTCGGCAACGCTCGGCTGGCACTACGAGGTGCTCTCCGGTCACAGCGTCCATGCGACTCGCGTGGTCGAATGGTTGTCGGCGTCGCGTCATGACCGTTGCAGGCCGTCGGCGGACATCGAGGACAAGATCCTCGACGCAGCTACTCAGGGCAAAACACGCCGGGAGTTGTGTGAGCTGGCGTCTCCAGATTGCCCGCTTCTAGCGTGCGCATGGGTTGACAACCTCGCCTGGCGCAGACTTCTCGCGCTCGACTTGTCGTCCGTATTCAATAGCAACACGCTACTGACTACCGCACATCGGGAGAGAACGGACGCGATCAGTGTCCGATGA
- a CDS encoding RNA polymerase sigma factor, which produces MTGNDEPEGHSSPDGVPTLIAWATDQAWLAEADRDRAEERFDRLAGDRELATALQASGYRGRNYDLFANEIAKYGWAVIRGWIYKGQIRGEVKRKGFGALEPEPRPGSMIEEAESLADETIVLALTAFRDKVLVPGKWDPAKGASLRTFFVGQCLLQFSNVYKRWRREELRSYAEPQAPPPAAAWADDFEEGPSTSAAPDASEAAHIKDELRRAFGSIKDERVRSAFYLNVTHGFTHAEIGEKLGMTAKAVESAIARARQQVRQNRESA; this is translated from the coding sequence ATGACCGGTAACGACGAGCCCGAAGGGCATTCGTCCCCCGATGGCGTTCCTACTCTCATCGCGTGGGCAACGGATCAGGCCTGGCTGGCCGAGGCAGACCGCGATCGCGCCGAGGAACGTTTCGACCGGCTCGCTGGAGACCGCGAACTCGCGACCGCACTCCAGGCCAGCGGATACCGTGGCCGGAACTACGATCTGTTCGCGAATGAGATCGCGAAGTACGGGTGGGCTGTCATCCGCGGGTGGATCTACAAAGGGCAGATTCGTGGCGAGGTGAAGCGAAAAGGCTTCGGCGCACTGGAGCCTGAGCCCCGCCCGGGCTCGATGATCGAAGAGGCCGAGAGCCTGGCGGATGAGACGATCGTGCTCGCCCTCACCGCGTTCCGAGACAAGGTGCTCGTCCCGGGCAAGTGGGACCCCGCCAAGGGAGCTTCCCTGCGCACGTTCTTCGTGGGCCAGTGCCTTCTGCAGTTCAGCAACGTCTACAAGCGTTGGCGTCGAGAAGAGCTGCGTTCATATGCGGAGCCGCAGGCTCCGCCGCCCGCAGCGGCCTGGGCCGACGACTTCGAGGAGGGTCCGTCGACGTCGGCTGCTCCCGACGCGAGCGAGGCGGCGCACATCAAGGACGAGCTGCGTCGTGCATTCGGGAGCATCAAGGACGAGCGTGTCCGCTCAGCCTTTTATCTGAACGTGACGCATGGCTTCACGCACGCGGAGATCGGCGAGAAGCTTGGCATGACCGCGAAAGCGGTGGAGTCGGCGATCGCGCGCGCACGTCAGCAAGTACGACAGAACCGGGAGTCCGCATGA
- a CDS encoding F510_1955 family glycosylhydrolase, which produces MNRHSPLPAFAIALAAVALTGCAVPQASGTNAVPPVIQHIHGVAADPRGEDLFIATHGGLFTLTPEGAIAGPIGGHDFDAMGFTVLDDALFASGHPGTQTPAELGSPNLGVIRSDDFGESWSPIALTGSTDFHVLTAGPDGTLYGIASDGVDLLISTDDGLEWTRGATLAAADLAATGDGLYAAAEEGLLLSTDNGATFTPVADAPLLYTLDAKPNGSLAGVGTDGALWSQNTEGTWQRLDALQGAAQAFTAIDDERFIVVDDRGIVQITADDTTILAPAR; this is translated from the coding sequence ATGAACCGCCACTCGCCCCTACCCGCTTTCGCGATCGCTCTCGCAGCCGTCGCCCTCACCGGCTGCGCCGTGCCGCAGGCCTCCGGCACCAACGCGGTCCCCCCCGTTATCCAACACATTCACGGTGTTGCCGCTGACCCCCGCGGTGAGGACCTCTTCATAGCCACCCACGGAGGACTCTTCACCCTCACTCCTGAAGGTGCGATCGCCGGTCCCATCGGAGGCCACGATTTCGATGCGATGGGCTTTACCGTCCTCGACGACGCCCTCTTCGCATCCGGTCACCCGGGCACACAGACACCCGCAGAGCTCGGCTCCCCGAACCTAGGTGTCATTCGTAGTGACGACTTCGGCGAATCGTGGTCACCGATCGCCCTCACTGGCAGTACGGACTTCCATGTCCTCACCGCCGGACCAGACGGCACTCTCTACGGGATCGCCTCCGATGGCGTCGATCTGCTCATCAGCACTGACGACGGTCTCGAATGGACCCGCGGCGCAACACTTGCCGCGGCAGACCTCGCCGCCACCGGCGACGGTCTCTACGCCGCCGCGGAAGAAGGACTGCTCCTCAGCACCGACAACGGCGCCACCTTCACCCCCGTCGCCGACGCCCCGCTGCTCTACACACTCGACGCCAAACCCAATGGCTCGCTCGCAGGAGTCGGAACCGACGGTGCCCTCTGGTCACAGAACACCGAAGGAACATGGCAACGCCTCGACGCGCTTCAAGGGGCCGCTCAGGCCTTCACCGCGATCGATGACGAACGCTTCATCGTTGTCGACGACCGCGGCATCGTCCAGATCACAGCCGACGACACAACCATCCTCGCCCCCGCCCGGTAG
- a CDS encoding heavy metal translocating P-type ATPase translates to MSQHDQHHEHTAHQDHGSVPTTEHDHTAMSHDHGAPPEHAGHTSRGGHGGHGGHGGHGGHGDHVGQFRRLFWIMLVLAAPVVGFSMMFSMLLGYPLPDAAWVGWVSPVLGTVMYVWGGAPFLTGAVSELRARKPGMMLLIALAITVAFLASWGASLGMLHHELDFWWELALLIVIMLLGHWIEMRSLAQTTSALDSLAALLPDEAEKVDGDTTVTVAPSDLQVGDVVVVRPGGRVPADGRIVQGSASMDESMITGESRPVRRSDGDPVIAGTVATDSGVRVEITAIGEDTALAGIQKLVTEAQSSSSRAQRLADKAAGWLFWFALGAAAITAIVWTVVGLPDAAVIRTITVLVIACPHALGLAIPLVVSIATERAARGGVLIKDRLALESMRTVDTVLFDKTGTLTKGTPAVTAINPVTGTDADQLLAWAAAAEADSEHPLARAIVNAAKEKTLTVPRSTDFESSPAVGVRARVDGRVVQVGGPYMLEQEHAAELPVADEWRGEGAIILHVLVDGQVTGALRLADEIRSESRHAVVALHERGVQVVMITGDADAVAASVAGELGIDRYFAGVRPEDKASKVKELQNEGRKVGMVGDGVNDAPALAQADVGIAIGAGTDVAIASAGVILASDDPRSVISVIELSRASYRKMKQNLWWAAGYNLLSVPLAAGALAPVGFVLPMSVGAVLMSLSTIVVALNAQLLRRLNLSPDAVVDK, encoded by the coding sequence ATGAGCCAGCATGACCAGCACCACGAACACACTGCGCATCAGGATCACGGCAGCGTGCCGACAACGGAGCATGACCACACGGCGATGAGCCACGACCACGGTGCTCCCCCAGAGCACGCTGGTCACACGAGCCGCGGCGGTCACGGCGGTCACGGCGGTCACGGCGGTCACGGCGGTCACGGCGATCATGTCGGTCAGTTCCGGCGGTTGTTCTGGATCATGCTGGTCCTCGCGGCCCCTGTGGTTGGGTTCTCGATGATGTTCTCGATGCTGCTCGGGTACCCATTGCCCGACGCCGCGTGGGTGGGTTGGGTGTCCCCGGTTCTCGGGACCGTGATGTATGTGTGGGGCGGGGCCCCGTTCCTCACGGGTGCCGTGAGCGAGCTCCGTGCACGCAAGCCCGGGATGATGCTGCTGATCGCCCTTGCGATCACCGTGGCATTCCTGGCGTCCTGGGGTGCGAGCCTCGGCATGCTGCACCACGAGTTGGATTTCTGGTGGGAGCTGGCGCTGCTGATCGTGATCATGCTGCTTGGTCACTGGATCGAGATGCGCTCGCTCGCGCAGACGACATCGGCCTTGGATTCCTTAGCGGCGTTGCTGCCTGACGAGGCAGAAAAGGTCGACGGCGATACGACCGTAACGGTCGCGCCCTCGGACTTGCAGGTAGGCGATGTCGTGGTCGTGCGTCCGGGCGGGCGGGTCCCCGCCGATGGGCGCATCGTTCAGGGATCGGCCAGCATGGACGAGTCGATGATCACCGGAGAATCCCGGCCGGTGCGCCGCAGCGATGGCGACCCGGTCATTGCCGGTACCGTCGCCACGGATTCCGGAGTGCGGGTGGAGATCACGGCCATCGGTGAGGACACCGCTCTCGCGGGGATTCAGAAGCTGGTCACCGAGGCGCAGAGTTCGTCGTCTCGGGCGCAGCGGCTCGCGGACAAGGCCGCAGGGTGGCTGTTCTGGTTCGCGCTCGGCGCCGCAGCGATCACCGCGATCGTCTGGACGGTTGTTGGCCTACCCGACGCCGCCGTCATCCGCACCATCACGGTGCTGGTGATCGCCTGCCCGCACGCGCTGGGCCTGGCGATCCCGCTGGTCGTGTCGATCGCGACCGAGCGCGCCGCCCGCGGGGGCGTGCTCATCAAGGATCGTCTCGCGCTGGAGAGCATGCGCACCGTCGACACTGTTCTGTTCGACAAGACGGGCACGCTCACCAAGGGCACCCCCGCGGTGACCGCCATCAACCCCGTCACGGGGACCGACGCCGATCAGCTGTTGGCGTGGGCGGCCGCGGCGGAAGCAGACTCCGAGCACCCCCTCGCCCGCGCGATCGTCAACGCGGCAAAAGAGAAGACGCTCACCGTTCCACGCTCAACCGACTTCGAGTCATCCCCCGCTGTCGGGGTGCGTGCCCGCGTTGACGGACGTGTCGTGCAGGTCGGTGGCCCGTACATGCTCGAGCAAGAACACGCCGCCGAGCTGCCGGTTGCCGACGAGTGGCGCGGTGAGGGTGCGATCATCCTTCACGTGCTCGTCGACGGTCAGGTGACGGGCGCGCTGCGCCTCGCGGATGAAATCCGCTCCGAGTCGCGTCACGCGGTCGTTGCGCTTCACGAGCGCGGCGTGCAGGTGGTCATGATCACCGGTGACGCTGACGCGGTCGCCGCGTCCGTCGCCGGCGAGCTGGGTATCGACCGGTACTTCGCCGGGGTCCGTCCGGAGGACAAAGCCTCCAAGGTGAAAGAACTGCAAAACGAAGGCCGCAAGGTCGGGATGGTCGGTGACGGCGTGAACGACGCCCCCGCCCTCGCCCAGGCAGACGTAGGGATTGCGATCGGTGCAGGAACGGACGTTGCGATCGCCTCCGCAGGTGTCATCCTCGCCAGCGACGACCCCCGATCGGTGATCTCCGTGATTGAGCTGTCGCGGGCCAGTTACCGGAAGATGAAACAGAACCTCTGGTGGGCCGCCGGGTACAACCTTCTCTCGGTGCCGTTGGCTGCCGGTGCGCTCGCCCCCGTCGGGTTCGTGTTGCCGATGTCGGTCGGTGCAGTGTTGATGTCACTATCCACGATCGTTGTCGCGCTGAATGCGCAGTTGCTGCGACGGCTGAACCTCAGCCCGGACGCCGTCGTCGACAAGTAG
- a CDS encoding Mu transposase C-terminal domain-containing protein, with product MSDERKLKLGDSFEIDGESWVWVHIIPGLEVKLRSEHAPDRHLIMSVDEFLLQAGTAQRDRSVSLRPDGDAWPTDVCDMEAHLLEAFTGRPMDPLASASRAQYDPALTTQNARVDAKLLELKGTSLGRARSTFHLLWKTYQQDGAAGLNARMHRKGEQRLSISRADARLVTIIDRFLDRQTDKSTSSKRRCAVLVRRELETTYPGDPLCEIKARTLQGYINERAAGRYSFDKATTRRNTDNSPKRQYYSGAAYQLGERCEIDSTKLDVLVWDENSEFRPTLTVLLDVASRVPLAWAIHADSPGGFDHALLLARAVIGRKAVPGSGAATLAGSATLPSDLMKQVNPYLTDDSLALPWIFPRSITIDGGADFRSRTFRDACSAYGIHRELAPSRTPTVKPHVERNFGTLSTDFAAWLAGFVGNSVAHRAAKDDPTLTLDSLRLILDSWITNIYLNRPHRGLKSTSSPGRIFTPNQMYTELFAVGPGVPVPFGVEEYLALLPTERRMIGRAGIELHNRRYDSSHLEDLRNRSLTGAEPGSAKARKFPVSFDPYNANAVWVRHPETGVWIECWDIALREKTAPMVAEIDMKLLARYPDAAIDDPDRRREWIDHVESRERGDKRKRTQHKREQQRLKVEAQREPGPSTTTPIPLRQWAKPVDISTIDWTSPDIDLAQAEELDS from the coding sequence GTGTCCGATGAACGCAAACTGAAGCTCGGAGACTCTTTCGAGATTGACGGCGAGAGCTGGGTCTGGGTCCACATCATTCCTGGCCTGGAGGTGAAGCTCCGCTCTGAACACGCGCCCGATCGACACCTGATCATGTCCGTAGACGAGTTCCTGCTCCAGGCCGGAACAGCCCAACGGGATCGCAGCGTATCTCTTCGACCGGACGGGGATGCATGGCCGACCGACGTATGCGATATGGAAGCCCATCTCCTTGAGGCGTTCACGGGCAGGCCGATGGATCCGTTGGCCTCCGCTTCTCGGGCACAATACGACCCTGCGCTGACAACTCAGAACGCACGCGTTGACGCGAAGCTGCTCGAGCTAAAAGGCACGTCACTTGGGCGAGCGCGCAGCACCTTTCACCTCCTGTGGAAGACGTACCAGCAAGACGGTGCAGCCGGGCTGAATGCCCGCATGCATCGCAAGGGCGAGCAGCGACTCTCCATCAGCCGGGCAGATGCACGGCTGGTGACGATCATCGATCGATTCCTCGATCGCCAAACGGACAAGTCGACGAGCAGCAAACGCCGGTGCGCTGTCTTGGTGAGGCGAGAGCTCGAGACCACTTACCCGGGCGATCCTCTATGCGAGATCAAGGCTCGCACCCTCCAGGGCTACATCAACGAGCGGGCGGCCGGCCGTTACAGCTTCGACAAAGCGACCACCCGGCGAAACACCGATAACAGCCCCAAGCGTCAGTACTACTCCGGGGCTGCCTATCAACTTGGGGAGCGATGCGAGATCGATTCAACGAAACTCGACGTTCTCGTCTGGGATGAGAACAGTGAGTTCCGGCCGACACTCACCGTGCTTCTCGATGTCGCAAGCCGGGTACCGCTCGCTTGGGCGATTCACGCGGACAGCCCTGGCGGATTCGACCATGCACTCCTGCTCGCCCGGGCTGTCATCGGGCGCAAAGCCGTACCTGGTTCGGGAGCAGCCACCCTCGCGGGATCAGCCACGTTGCCTTCTGACCTGATGAAGCAGGTGAACCCCTACCTCACTGACGATTCTCTGGCCCTCCCGTGGATCTTCCCGCGATCGATCACTATCGACGGCGGAGCAGATTTTCGGTCCCGCACGTTCAGAGATGCCTGCAGCGCGTACGGAATCCACAGGGAACTTGCCCCCTCCAGAACGCCGACGGTAAAGCCACACGTAGAGCGCAACTTCGGCACCCTCTCGACAGACTTCGCCGCATGGCTGGCCGGTTTCGTGGGGAACTCCGTCGCCCATCGGGCCGCCAAAGACGACCCCACCCTCACCCTGGATTCGCTTCGCCTCATCCTCGACAGCTGGATAACGAACATCTACCTGAACAGGCCTCACCGTGGCTTGAAGTCGACGAGCTCCCCAGGGCGCATCTTCACCCCGAATCAGATGTACACCGAACTGTTCGCTGTAGGACCCGGCGTCCCGGTGCCTTTCGGAGTTGAGGAGTACCTCGCGCTCTTGCCCACGGAACGGCGCATGATCGGTCGTGCAGGGATCGAACTCCACAATCGCCGCTACGACTCATCCCACCTGGAAGATCTCCGCAATCGCTCCCTCACGGGCGCTGAACCGGGATCCGCGAAAGCCAGGAAATTCCCAGTGAGCTTCGACCCCTACAACGCCAATGCCGTCTGGGTGCGTCACCCAGAAACCGGTGTGTGGATCGAGTGCTGGGACATCGCTCTGCGGGAGAAGACAGCACCGATGGTCGCCGAGATCGACATGAAACTCCTTGCCCGATACCCCGACGCCGCAATCGACGATCCCGACCGCCGCCGCGAGTGGATCGACCACGTCGAAAGTCGCGAACGAGGAGACAAACGGAAGCGCACCCAGCACAAACGGGAGCAACAGCGCCTCAAGGTCGAAGCGCAACGTGAACCAGGCCCCTCGACAACGACACCGATCCCACTACGGCAATGGGCCAAACCCGTCGACATCAGCACCATCGATTGGACATCCCCCGACATAGATCTCGCGCAAGCAGAGGAGCTTGATTCATGA
- a CDS encoding DUF305 domain-containing protein, protein MKTRFAATAALTLTAVLALAGCAGNTSGGGDMPGMNHESSSSAPASADANDADIMFASMMKEHHAQAIEMSDMLLSKDGVNERVAALAEEIKAAQGPEIQKMEQWLEEWGADTSNMEGMDHGGGMMSDDDMQALEDATGADASRLFLEQMIEHHQGAVEMAQDEVDNGQNSDAVALAETIIEAQTTEIATMKDLLDTL, encoded by the coding sequence ATGAAGACCCGTTTTGCGGCGACCGCCGCACTCACTCTCACTGCTGTGCTCGCCCTTGCCGGCTGCGCTGGAAACACCTCCGGCGGAGGCGATATGCCCGGCATGAATCACGAGAGCAGCAGCTCCGCCCCGGCGTCGGCGGACGCCAATGACGCCGACATCATGTTCGCCAGCATGATGAAGGAGCACCACGCTCAGGCCATCGAGATGTCTGACATGCTCCTCAGCAAGGACGGCGTCAACGAGCGCGTCGCCGCCCTCGCGGAAGAGATCAAGGCAGCGCAGGGCCCCGAAATCCAGAAGATGGAGCAGTGGCTCGAAGAGTGGGGCGCTGATACCTCCAACATGGAAGGCATGGACCACGGCGGCGGCATGATGTCCGACGACGACATGCAGGCCCTCGAAGATGCCACCGGGGCGGACGCCAGCCGTCTGTTCCTCGAGCAGATGATCGAGCACCACCAGGGTGCCGTCGAAATGGCCCAAGACGAAGTCGACAACGGCCAGAACAGTGACGCGGTCGCCCTGGCCGAGACGATCATCGAGGCACAGACCACGGAGATCGCCACGATGAAAGACCTCCTCGACACACTCTGA
- a CDS encoding heavy-metal-associated domain-containing protein yields the protein MTDRIELGLKDANAGCACCAAPSSVDASAPVAAPVSAEILVAGMTCSHCASSVSDELNAIDGVDGVTVDLNAGGASRVIVHSAAPIDPTAVRAAVEEAGYTLATSPI from the coding sequence ATGACTGATCGCATCGAACTCGGCTTGAAGGACGCGAATGCGGGGTGCGCATGCTGCGCTGCCCCTTCATCCGTTGACGCATCCGCGCCTGTCGCGGCCCCGGTCTCGGCCGAGATCTTGGTTGCGGGGATGACATGCTCGCATTGCGCCTCCAGCGTCAGCGATGAGCTGAACGCCATCGATGGTGTCGACGGTGTCACGGTCGACCTGAATGCCGGCGGGGCATCCCGCGTGATTGTCCACAGCGCCGCCCCTATCGATCCCACGGCTGTACGGGCTGCGGTTGAAGAGGCCGGCTACACCCTCGCGACCTCCCCGATCTGA
- a CDS encoding TniB family NTP-binding protein, with product MKITPLVLHHDRKTSLAGLREAFDAEPASPPKITFRQYRDLDSEARELYDQAREDFLRLTLRVKTREQAVCARILEDLIRINPRLKNSRRGLMISAPMFSGKTELALLLARSVERRHAAQHPDYLRDGDAPVVWVEMTEHSTGKALLAQIVEFLAPTIVLPKQIATDRLRKLAVEALHRHGTKLLVIDEAHKLGGTEPSSVIKALQNESCATVVLVGINLDQAFKTGDGLQVSARCDFVTLDKIDPAVQEDFEQWIKWVATFDSFLPLCGHAHGLLTRNAGTLVHAADGKLAVLAMIVDRLVASILRDESRTSETVTRERLFGVLDTLRRTTLNTHNVTLDDLVDAA from the coding sequence ATGAAGATCACCCCACTCGTCCTCCACCATGACCGCAAGACCAGCCTTGCAGGGCTTCGAGAAGCATTCGACGCCGAGCCCGCATCCCCGCCGAAGATCACCTTCCGTCAGTACAGAGATCTGGACAGTGAAGCTCGAGAGCTATACGACCAAGCTCGCGAAGACTTTCTCCGGCTGACGCTGAGGGTGAAGACACGCGAGCAAGCGGTCTGCGCTCGCATTCTGGAGGACCTCATCCGGATCAACCCTCGGCTGAAGAACTCGCGGCGCGGGCTGATGATATCCGCGCCGATGTTCTCCGGCAAGACAGAGCTCGCTCTCCTGTTGGCTCGATCCGTAGAACGCAGACACGCAGCCCAACACCCCGACTACCTCAGAGACGGAGACGCACCGGTCGTCTGGGTGGAGATGACCGAACACTCGACCGGAAAAGCTCTCCTTGCCCAGATCGTGGAGTTTCTCGCCCCCACCATCGTTCTCCCCAAACAGATCGCCACCGACAGGCTGAGGAAGCTTGCCGTCGAGGCCCTCCACCGTCACGGCACGAAGCTGCTCGTGATTGACGAAGCGCACAAGCTCGGCGGGACTGAACCCTCCAGTGTCATCAAAGCCCTCCAGAACGAGTCTTGTGCGACCGTCGTCCTGGTTGGAATCAATCTCGACCAAGCATTCAAGACGGGCGACGGCCTGCAAGTCAGCGCACGATGTGACTTCGTCACACTCGACAAGATCGACCCCGCCGTCCAAGAGGACTTCGAACAATGGATCAAATGGGTCGCCACCTTCGACAGCTTCCTACCACTATGCGGGCACGCCCACGGCCTTCTCACCCGCAACGCCGGCACGCTAGTCCACGCCGCCGACGGGAAACTCGCCGTTCTCGCGATGATCGTGGACCGCCTCGTCGCGTCCATCTTGCGCGACGAATCGCGCACCTCGGAGACCGTAACCCGCGAGCGACTCTTCGGGGTTCTCGATACTCTCCGGCGCACCACGCTCAACACACACAACGTCACCCTGGACGACCTGGTGGACGCCGCATGA